Proteins from one Fragaria vesca subsp. vesca linkage group LG6, FraVesHawaii_1.0, whole genome shotgun sequence genomic window:
- the LOC101306155 gene encoding syntaxin-22-like: MSFQDVQNGGGGKGKKASASPSQAVAAGIFQINTAVATFRRLVDAIGTAKDTPDHRQKLHKTRQRILELVKDTSAKLKSLSESDRQSNVNPRKQIEDAKLARDFQTTLQEFQKVQHLASERESTYMATATATSAASASASGEHLEPTGDEYRQPFLQGQKRQEVVLLDNEIGFNEAIIEEREQGIRDIEEQIGEASEIFKDLAVLVHEQGVVIDDIHSNIDNSSAATTQARVQLSKASKGVKTRSSWCWWVLAIVVVVIVVVLIILII; encoded by the exons ATGAGCTTTCAAGATGTGCAGAATGGCGGAGGAGGAAAGGGAAAGAAGGCGTCAGCATCTCCGTCGCAGGCGGTGGCTGCCGGCATATTTCAGATCAACACTGCCGTTGCCACTTTCCGTCGACTCGTTGATGCCATCGGAACTGCCAAGGATACTCCCGATCACCGCCAAAAGCT GCACAAAACGAGGCAACGCATACTGGAGCTCGTCAAAGACACCTCTGCGAAACTCAAATCCCTAAGCGAATCTGATCGCCAGAGCAATGTCAAT CCCCGTAAGCAGATTGAAGATGCCAAGCTTGCAAGAGATTTTCAAACCACATTGCAAGAGTTCCAGAAAGTTCAACATCTTGCCTCCGAGCGCGAGTCTACTTACATGGCAACAGCGACGGCAAC CTCTGCTGCCTCTGCCTCTGCCTCTGGGGAGCATTTGGAACCAACAGGGGATGAGTACCGTCAGCCTTTCCTTCAGGGCCAAAAGAG ACAAGAAGTGGTGCTGCTGGATAATGAGATTGGTTTCAATGAGGCAATAATTGAGGAAAGGGAACAGGGTATTCGAGATATAGAAGAACAAATTGGAGAAGCTAGTGAAATATTCAAGGACCTCGCAGTTCTTGTTCATGAGCAAGGTGTAGTCATTG ATGACATTCATTCAAATATTGACAACTCTTCTGCTGCAACGACCCAAGCTAGAGTTCAGCTATCGAAGGCTTCCAAAGGTGTTAAAACGAGATCATCGTGG TGTTGGTGGGTGCTGGCAATCGTTGTAGTGGTGATTGTAGTTGTCCTCATCATCCTTATCATATAA
- the LOC101306448 gene encoding NIPA-like protein 2-like, whose translation MGEWVVGAFINLFGSIAINFGTNLLKLGHNERERHSMLEGDGTNGKLPLKPIIYFHTWRVGFVFFVLGNCLNFISFGYAAQSLLAALGSIQFVSNIAFAYFVLNKMVTVKVMVATAFIVLGNIFLVAFGNHQSPVFTPEQLAEKFSNITFLLYCLILILIVALHHSIYRRGVLLHAVSGHDLRSYWHMLLPFSYAIVSGAVGSFSVLFAKSLSNLLRLVMSSSYQLHSWFTYSMLLLFLSTAGFWMTRLNEGLSLFDAILIVPMFQIAWTFFSICTGFVYFQEYQVLNTLRTTMFILGMMSVFTGISLLAPDDSKGGDIKDNSSLVSVNIPKEVDRIVVPSEDIQIRDTRSFVQGILMKISEALVKAKTACALSLGFGEDSINASAVLVMPMVSSKITGFRGNGFDRAKIFSMRNSNSGWGKISMDEDATKMLETSPMLPESP comes from the exons ATGGGGGAGTGGGTAGTTGGGGCCTTCATCAACCTTTTCGGCAGCATTGCCATCAACTTTGGTACTAACCTTCTCAAATTGGGCCATAATGAG AGGGAGAGGCATTCAATGCTAGAAGGTGATGGAACAAATGGAAAGTTGCCTCTGAAACCTATTATATACTTCCATACATGGAGAGTTG GCTTTGTATTTTTCGTTCTTGGAAATTGCCTGAATTTTATATCCTTTGGATATGCTGCTCAG TCACTTCTAGCGGCACTCGGATCTATTCAGTTTGTATCCAACATTGCATTTGCTTACTTTGTGTTAAACAAAATGGTGACTGTCAA GGTAATGGTTGCCACAGCATTTATCGTACTTGGAAACATTTTCCTTGTTGCTTTCGGCAACCACCAGTCTCCTG TGTTCACACCGGAGCAGCTAGCTGAGAAATTTAGCAATATTACGTTCCTTCTGTACTGTCTGATTTTGATTTTGATTGTTGCCTTGCATCACTCCATTTACAG GAGAGGAGTACTTCTTCATGCAGTTAGCGGACATGATCTGAGATCCTATTGGCATATGCTGCTTCCTTTTTCTTATGCCATAGTTTCAGGTGCTGTAGGGTCATTCTCAGTGTTGTTTGCAAAATCTCT CTCTAATCTGTTACGGTTGGTGATGTCTAGCAGTTATCAGTTACATAGCTGGTTCACATATTCCATGCTCCTTCTATTTCTAAGTACAGCTGGATTTTGG ATGACTAGGTTGAATGAAGGATTGTCGCTGTTCGATGCAATTCTTATTGTTCCTATGTTCCAAATTGCTTGGACATTCTTTTCCATTTGTACAGGATTTGTATATTTTCAAGAATACCAG GTATTAAATACACTAAGGACGACAATGTTCATACTCGGAATGATGTCTGTGTTTACAGGCATATCTTTGTTGGCACCTGATGATTCCAAAG GTGGAGATATCAAAGATAATTCATCATTAGTTTCGGTAAACATTCCAAAAGAAGTGGACAG GATTGTTGTGCCATCTGAGGATATACAAATCAGAGACACAAGATCATTTGTGCAAGGAATCCTGATGAAGATTTCGGAGGCACTAGTGAAAGCAAAG ACTGCTTGTGCCTTATCTTTAGGATTTGGAGAGGATTCAATCAATGCATCTGCAGTGCTTGTGATGCCTATGGTGTCATCAAAGATAACAGGCTTTAGAGGAAATGGATTTGACCGTGCCAAGATTTTCTCCATGAGAAATTCAAATTCTGGTTGGGGTAAAATCTCTATGGATGAAGATGCTACAAAAATGCTAGAGACAAGCCCGATGCTCCCTGAAAGCCCTTGA
- the LOC101306740 gene encoding OTU domain-containing protein DDB_G0284757-like gives MMNGNHSVGECSSSTSLSSQQDVEDDCMIAFVLSEEYAQLDGAVARRLSNLAPIPHIPRINSYIPNISDASLDHQRLLQRLYVYRLCEVKVSGDGNCQFRALSDQMYKSPDYHKHVRKEIVKQLKDYRSQYEGYVPMRYKHYRKKMAKSGEWGDHVTLQAAADKFEAKICLLTSFRDTCFIEIKPQIQPPKRELWLSFWSEVHYNSLYEIKDAPIQQKPRKKHWLF, from the exons ATGATGAACGGGAATCATAGTGTGGGTGAGTGTTCTAGCTCAACTTCCCTGAGCAGCCAGCAGGATGTTGAGGATGACTGCATGATCGCCTTTGTACTATCAGAAGAGTATGCTCAGTTGGATGGTGCTGTTGCTAGACGCCTTTCCAACCTGGCACCTATTCCG CATATCCCACGCATAAATTCCTACATCCCCAACATAAGTGATGCTAGCTTGGATCATCAACGGCTTCTCCAGAG GTTGTATGTCTATCGTTTATGTGAAGTAAAGGTTTCTGGTGATGGCAATTGTCAG TTTCGCGCACTTTCAGACCAGATGTACAAGTCTCCAGATTATCACAAGCATGTCCGGAAAGAGATTGTTAAACAG CTCAAAGATTATCGTTCTCAATATGAAGGCTATGTACCTATGAGGTACAAACACTATCGCAAGAAAATGGCAAA ATCCGGTGAATGGGGTGATCATGTTACCTTACAAGCAGCAGCTGATAAG TTCGAAGCAAAGATTTGTCTTTTGACATCATTCAGAGATACTTGCTTCATTGAAATTAAGCCTCAAATCCAGCCACCAAAACGTG AGTTGTGGTTGAGTTTCTGGTCTGAGGTTCATTACAATTCATTATATGAAATCAAAG ATGCTCCAATTCAACAGAAGCCGAGGAAGAAACACTGGTTGTTCTAG
- the LOC101307033 gene encoding glyceraldehyde-3-phosphate dehydrogenase A, chloroplastic-like encodes MASAILSVAKPSPQANGKGFAEFAGLRNSSAASLCFGRRTSDDLFSVIAFQTSAVGTNGGYKRGITEAKLKVAINGFGRIGRNFLRCWHGRKDSPLDVIAINDTGGVKQASHLLKYDSTLGIFDAEVKPVGDDGISVDGKVIKVVSSRNPLNLPWKDMGIDLVIEGTGVFVDREGAGKHIEAGAKKVLITAPGKGDIPTYVVGVNAELYSHDDTIISNASCTTNCLAPFVKVLDQKFGIIKGTMTTTHSYTGDQRLLDASHRDLRRARAAALNIVPTSTGAAKAVALVLPSLKGKLNGIALRVPTPNVSVVDLVVQVTKKTFAEEVNAAFRESADKELAGILSVCDEPLVSVDFRCTDVSSTVDSSLTMVMGDDMVKVIAWYDNEWGYSQRVVDLADIVANNWK; translated from the exons ATGGCTTCGGCTATACTTTCTGTGGCCAAACCATCTCCTCAG GCAAATGGAAAGGGCTTTGCAGAATTCGCAGGTCTCCGCAACTCATCTGCGGCTTCTCTTTGTTTCGGGAGGAGAACCTCAGACGACTTATTTTCGGTCATTGCGTTTCAAACATCTGCT GTGGGAACTAACGGGGGATACAAAAGAGGGATAACCGAAGCGAAGCTGAAGGTGGCCATAAATGGGTTTGGAAGAATTGGAAGGAACTTCTTGAGGTGCTGGCATGGGCGCAAAGACTCGCCCCTTGATGTGATTGCCATCAACGACACCGGAGGCGTGAAACAGGCGTCTCACCTCCTCAAGTACGACTCTACCCTTGGGATCTTCGACGCTGAGGTCAAGCCAGTTGGCGATGATGGCATCTCTGTTGACGGCAAGGTCATCAAGGTTGTGTCAAGCCGCAATCCCCTCAACCTACCATGGAA GGACATGGGGATCGACCTGGTGATTGAAGGTACTGGTGTGTTTGTTGATAGGGAGGGTGCCGGGAAGCACATAGAGGCAGGGGCCAAGAAGGTGCTCATCACTGCCCCTGGAAAGGGTGACATCCCTACCTATGTGGTCGGGGTTAATGCTGAACTCTACAGTCATGATGATACCATCATTAGCAATGCTTCTTGCACTACCAACTGCCTTGCCCCCTTCGTCAAGGTTCTTGACCAGAAGTTTGGCATCATCAAGGGCACCATGACTACCACACACTCATACACTGGTGACCAGAGGCTACTTGATGCCAGCCACCGTGACCTCAGGCGTGCACGAGCTGCTGCTCTCAACATAGTTCCCACTTCCACTGGTGCAGCAAAGGCCGTTGCTCTAGTCCTTCCATCTCTCAAAGGAAAGCTAAATGGCATTGCCCTACGTGTGCCCACCCCCAATGTCTCCGTTGTCGACCTTGTTGTCCAAGTCACTAAGAAGACCTTTGCAGAGGAGGTCAATGCTGCGTTCAGAGAGAGTGCTGATAAGGAGCTGGCAGGTATCCTTTCTGTTTGTGATGAGCCCCTTGTTTCTGTCGACTTCAGGTGCACAGATGTATCGTCAACAGTTGACTCCTCATTGACCATGGTCATGGGAGATGACATGGTCAAGGTCATTGCTTGGTACGATAACGAATGGGGTTACTCACAAAGAGTTGTTGACTTGGCTGATATTGTCGCCAACAACTGGAAGTGA